One window of the Halobacteriovorax sp. JY17 genome contains the following:
- a CDS encoding AMP-binding protein, with product MNNRLREHILFVREKSEFYRNLYQDVNQTTFSLSDLPILNQESFWGSNGFDNNTVLTSTQPNGVVFKSGGTTGTPKSSYFTQEEWEVFTSDFAFGMDQLNLKEGDRCANLFYSGDLYASFLFINKSVEKLKSKVVQYPITGQTSLEETRKIIENFKINTLFGVPTSLLNLANQFKEKNSQIEHIYYGGEPLFEDQKEKLLEKFPCAHISSIGYASVDGGQLGYVNSTCLAGEHIVFENTIMEIVDIETNKVISETNKVGKLVYTNLSRRLMPIIRYPVGDMATWVEVGTKFKLLGRSDEGARVGPVTISRDDILSALKRSSLGEYVQNIQLVIKRDNGRDYLHVYLGVESKVSLNISESLRNFKEHFALERPMYQKEKNADNIGELEASIVLVDDLQKNPRTGKLRLVIDERFS from the coding sequence GAATAATAGACTAAGAGAACATATTTTATTTGTTAGAGAGAAATCAGAATTTTATAGAAACCTCTATCAAGATGTTAATCAGACGACTTTTTCTCTATCTGATTTACCAATTCTTAATCAGGAAAGTTTTTGGGGGAGTAATGGTTTCGATAATAATACTGTCTTAACGTCTACTCAGCCAAATGGTGTTGTTTTTAAAAGTGGAGGAACGACAGGCACTCCGAAGTCGAGTTATTTTACTCAGGAGGAATGGGAAGTCTTCACAAGTGATTTTGCTTTTGGCATGGATCAACTTAATTTGAAAGAGGGAGATCGTTGTGCAAACCTCTTCTATTCAGGTGATTTATATGCTTCTTTCTTATTTATTAATAAGAGTGTTGAAAAACTAAAGAGCAAAGTTGTTCAGTATCCAATTACTGGACAAACGAGTCTAGAAGAAACAAGGAAGATTATTGAAAACTTTAAAATCAATACTCTATTTGGAGTTCCTACTTCTTTGTTAAATCTAGCAAATCAATTTAAAGAGAAAAATTCTCAAATTGAACATATATACTATGGCGGAGAACCACTCTTTGAAGACCAGAAAGAGAAGCTCTTGGAGAAGTTTCCATGTGCCCATATATCATCAATTGGATATGCTAGTGTAGATGGTGGACAACTTGGTTATGTGAATTCTACTTGTCTTGCTGGTGAACATATTGTTTTCGAAAATACGATTATGGAAATCGTAGATATTGAAACAAATAAAGTAATTTCGGAAACTAATAAAGTCGGAAAATTAGTTTATACAAATCTCTCTAGAAGATTAATGCCAATCATTCGCTATCCTGTTGGAGATATGGCCACTTGGGTAGAAGTGGGGACTAAGTTTAAGCTGTTGGGTCGTTCTGATGAAGGAGCTCGAGTTGGTCCAGTTACTATTTCACGAGATGATATTCTCTCGGCACTAAAGAGAAGTAGCTTAGGTGAATATGTTCAGAATATTCAATTGGTAATAAAGAGAGATAATGGCAGAGATTATTTGCATGTCTACTTAGGAGTTGAAAGTAAAGTTAGTCTTAATATTTCAGAGTCCTTAAGGAACTTTAAAGAGCACTTTGCCTTAGAAAGACCTATGTACCAGAAGGAGAAGAACGCTGATAATATTGGAGAATTAGAAGCTTCAATAGTATTAGTTGATGACCTCCAGAAGAACCCAAGAACAGGTAAATTAAGGTTAGTTATAGACGAAAGATTCTCCTGA
- a CDS encoding HD domain-containing phosphohydrolase — protein sequence MKILLAQSNHKIKDRLNLYLDNLPTVVEVFEVSSFSELKDKLIDDPSIDITISCHMSSKFEGMKISGLLLNEHQSDLIVNTTENLQDSLEFKAFSKLDNRAQIIQNDINCESFHHLILDILKKRRNLNFKYTEEVYRKVRLSYFLRFNKVLCDVFIKLSDDKYIKVLKQDDIYTRDDLQKYREKDIKYLYIQAEDYDEFGASLATTPFLIEDKNLESKYLDDAVINTLDIVHEMVLESGLTDEVINLVDYTAYQIESNLENDRILNRLLSILKDRKDYLLDHSYMIAYFSNSICSFMEWDSEEIRKKLSYAAILQDVCLSDAKMALIMNLQKPEMTNYTPEQISNYKSHPEQIANIVRANDSIPLNVDEILLSHHERPEGNGYPRGLSHHRVSQLSAVFIVAHSFVDELYREEFDLSHIPEILKRMEKRFSVGNYRKPLEGLISVFKKSIQVA from the coding sequence TTGAAAATCCTATTAGCACAAAGTAATCATAAAATTAAAGATCGTCTAAATCTCTATTTAGATAATCTTCCAACAGTCGTTGAAGTATTCGAAGTCTCTTCTTTCTCAGAGCTTAAAGACAAACTAATAGATGATCCTTCAATTGATATAACCATTTCCTGTCACATGAGTTCTAAGTTTGAAGGAATGAAAATTTCTGGACTCTTATTAAATGAACATCAGAGTGATCTCATTGTGAATACAACTGAAAACTTACAAGATTCATTGGAGTTTAAGGCCTTCTCCAAGTTAGATAATAGAGCGCAAATTATTCAAAACGATATTAACTGCGAGTCCTTTCATCATCTTATTTTAGATATTTTAAAGAAGAGAAGAAACTTAAATTTCAAGTATACAGAAGAAGTTTACAGAAAAGTTAGGCTTTCATATTTCTTACGTTTTAATAAAGTTCTATGTGATGTTTTTATAAAGTTGAGTGATGATAAATATATCAAAGTATTAAAACAGGATGATATTTATACAAGAGATGATCTGCAGAAGTACCGAGAGAAAGATATTAAGTATCTTTATATTCAAGCAGAGGATTACGATGAATTTGGAGCAAGCCTAGCTACAACACCATTTCTTATTGAAGACAAGAATTTAGAATCAAAGTATCTAGATGATGCTGTAATAAACACTTTAGATATTGTTCATGAGATGGTTCTTGAATCGGGATTAACAGATGAAGTTATTAATCTCGTTGACTATACGGCCTACCAAATTGAGAGTAACTTAGAGAATGATAGAATTTTAAATCGTCTGCTCTCAATATTAAAAGACAGGAAGGACTATCTCTTAGATCATAGTTATATGATCGCTTATTTCTCAAATTCTATTTGCTCTTTTATGGAATGGGACTCTGAAGAAATTAGAAAGAAGTTAAGCTATGCTGCCATTTTGCAAGATGTGTGTTTGAGTGATGCAAAAATGGCCTTGATAATGAATCTTCAAAAACCTGAGATGACAAATTATACGCCAGAGCAAATATCTAATTACAAATCTCATCCAGAGCAAATTGCAAATATTGTAAGAGCAAATGATAGTATTCCTCTAAATGTTGATGAAATTCTTCTTTCTCATCATGAAAGACCAGAAGGGAATGGATATCCAAGAGGATTGAGTCATCACCGAGTATCTCAACTTTCTGCTGTCTTTATTGTTGCTCATTCATTCGTAGATGAGCTTTATAGAGAAGAGTTTGACCTAAGTCATATTCCTGAAATTCTCAAGAGAATGGAGAAGCGATTCTCTGTGGGAAATTATAGAAAGCCTCTAGAGGGGCTTATTAGTGTTTTCAAAAAATCTATTCAAGTTGCATAG
- a CDS encoding class II glutamine amidotransferase yields the protein MCRLFGFRSIIQSQVHHSLISAENALEVQSNKHPDGWGVSYYTAGAPHVIRSEKTAVNDNIFKKVSGIVSSETVIAHLRNATLGTVNILNTHPFQYGNWIFAHNGNIKDFAKYRDEIISKISPHLRRFILGTTDSEIIFYFILTKLSEKVELSDRHCDIESLQDAIKRAIKGLTDIIGDYYQSDDGSNTETFLTFIITNGKTMMAHQGGKKLFYSTYKVKCSERDTCPYFSPECEAPTQNGKINHLIFSSEPIHGDNTWIPMEVGQMIGVDQEMNLSIY from the coding sequence ATGTGTAGACTATTTGGTTTTCGTTCAATTATTCAAAGTCAGGTTCACCACAGCCTTATAAGTGCTGAAAATGCTCTCGAAGTGCAAAGTAATAAGCACCCTGATGGTTGGGGTGTGAGCTACTACACAGCGGGTGCTCCCCATGTTATCAGGTCTGAAAAAACAGCAGTAAATGACAATATATTCAAGAAGGTATCAGGAATTGTAAGTTCTGAAACAGTTATTGCTCATCTTCGAAACGCGACTCTTGGGACTGTTAATATTTTAAATACTCACCCGTTTCAATATGGGAATTGGATATTTGCTCATAATGGAAATATTAAAGACTTTGCTAAATATAGAGATGAAATCATTAGTAAAATTTCCCCTCACCTTCGAAGATTTATTTTAGGTACAACAGACTCTGAAATCATTTTTTACTTCATTCTAACAAAATTAAGTGAAAAGGTTGAATTATCGGATAGACACTGTGACATTGAAAGCCTTCAAGATGCTATAAAAAGAGCAATAAAAGGCCTCACTGATATCATTGGTGATTACTATCAAAGTGATGATGGTAGCAATACTGAAACTTTTCTAACTTTTATTATTACAAATGGAAAAACCATGATGGCCCACCAGGGTGGAAAGAAACTCTTCTACTCTACTTATAAAGTAAAGTGTTCCGAGAGAGATACTTGTCCTTATTTTTCCCCAGAATGTGAGGCTCCAACGCAGAATGGAAAAATAAATCATCTCATTTTTAGTAGTGAACCAATTCACGGCGACAATACTTGGATTCCAATGGAAGTTGGCCAAATGATTGGTGTCGATCAAGAAATGAACCTATCCATCTACTAA
- a CDS encoding TetR family transcriptional regulator produces the protein MTKVNDTKCKILGVALKLFGCKGYDGTSVRDIAKEADVNLASVNYHFSNKQNLYFEVFNNNCIEVEKQLKEIYKEGMDLGDFSVEMFNFFMDHSHTLLNTFRLILNESIDFSDAEGVCSDSLGPPAGEILLKLVTDEVGEETPLDGRFWVVSMLISHITHMAIIMSSSVIKERCNKIKHLNKKTQVRNIRLHCASLINFLKAHPHSEWDLDFKIDV, from the coding sequence ATGACAAAAGTAAACGATACAAAGTGTAAAATTCTTGGTGTTGCTCTCAAACTCTTCGGTTGTAAGGGTTATGATGGAACTTCTGTTAGAGATATTGCTAAAGAGGCAGATGTAAATCTTGCCTCTGTTAATTACCACTTCTCCAATAAGCAAAATCTCTATTTTGAAGTCTTTAATAACAATTGTATAGAAGTTGAAAAGCAGCTTAAAGAAATCTACAAGGAAGGAATGGACCTTGGAGATTTCTCTGTTGAGATGTTTAACTTCTTTATGGACCATAGCCACACTCTTCTAAATACTTTTAGATTGATACTAAATGAAAGTATCGACTTTTCAGACGCGGAAGGTGTTTGCTCTGACAGCCTAGGCCCTCCCGCAGGAGAAATACTTCTAAAATTAGTCACAGATGAAGTTGGAGAAGAGACTCCTCTTGATGGAAGATTTTGGGTAGTTTCTATGCTCATATCGCATATTACTCATATGGCGATTATAATGAGCTCAAGTGTGATCAAAGAAAGATGCAATAAGATAAAACATCTAAATAAAAAAACTCAAGTCAGAAATATTCGACTCCACTGCGCCTCTTTGATCAATTTTTTAAAAGCTCACCCTCATTCAGAGTGGGATTTAGACTTTAAAATAGACGTATAA